A single region of the Mycoplasma mycoides subsp. mycoides SC str. PG1 genome encodes:
- a CDS encoding IS1634-like element ISMmy1 family transposase, translating to MAIPKDILKISRPSSTRVKTTSKEGIYNVIQRTSIRKNGKIIPVEKGVIGKIINGVFQSIEKQTYEVDIKSYGLFALNEKLNNHIFRELLNFYDFEDARKLYVIASLRTMFSDIKNEHLKHEYDTNFISEIYPKCALSSNTISSFLEKIGKSSSKMEDFMNKRLEEFSNHSIVIDGMLKNNTSETNIFSEMSRKSRTKDSQNLNLIYAYDINAQEPVASSVYPGNMLDYTAFRDFLRTYEIKNGFLILDKGFDDKECKNLMREKNIKYLIPIKINHTFKKFNLKSGFNFTFTYDDDTIRVKKIIINNKYYFCYKSTLTEMVEKKNFISRAHKKGAYDEIKLLERENLFGLIIFECNYDLDLKDIYVAYKKRWEIELLFKQFKNVLEQNEANVQGNYRLLATEFINFLSSIMLCRIKNHLLNSSVLDNRTISETFRYLSKIIKKRKSRKREEWDDVETLKYIKEMKSILKI from the coding sequence ATGGCCATTCCTAAAGACATATTAAAAATTTCAAGACCATCTAGTACTAGAGTAAAAACAACATCAAAAGAAGGTATTTATAATGTTATACAAAGAACATCAATAAGAAAAAATGGAAAAATTATTCCTGTTGAAAAAGGAGTAATTGGAAAGATTATTAATGGTGTTTTTCAAAGCATAGAAAAGCAAACATATGAAGTAGATATTAAATCATATGGTCTATTTGCACTAAATGAAAAATTAAACAATCATATCTTTAGAGAACTTTTAAATTTTTATGATTTTGAAGATGCTAGAAAATTATATGTTATAGCTTCTTTAAGAACTATGTTTTCAGATATTAAAAACGAACATTTAAAACATGAATATGATACAAATTTTATTTCTGAAATATACCCAAAATGTGCTTTATCTTCAAACACTATCTCAAGTTTTTTAGAGAAAATAGGTAAATCTAGTTCGAAGATGGAAGACTTTATGAATAAAAGATTAGAAGAGTTTTCAAACCACTCAATAGTTATTGATGGTATGTTGAAAAACAATACATCAGAAACTAACATTTTCTCTGAAATGTCTAGAAAGTCTAGAACTAAAGACTCTCAAAACTTAAACCTTATTTATGCTTATGATATTAATGCACAAGAACCTGTTGCTAGTTCTGTTTACCCAGGAAATATGCTAGATTACACTGCTTTTAGAGACTTTTTAAGAACTTATGAGATTAAAAATGGATTTTTAATTCTTGATAAAGGATTTGATGATAAAGAATGTAAAAACTTGATGAGAGAAAAAAATATTAAATATTTAATCCCTATAAAAATAAATCATACTTTTAAAAAGTTTAATTTAAAATCTGGATTTAATTTCACTTTCACTTATGATGACGACACAATAAGAGTAAAGAAAATTATCATCAACAACAAATATTATTTTTGTTATAAATCAACCCTAACTGAAATGGTAGAAAAGAAAAATTTCATAAGTCGTGCACATAAAAAAGGTGCGTATGATGAAATTAAATTACTAGAAAGAGAAAATCTTTTTGGATTAATAATTTTTGAGTGTAATTATGATTTGGACTTAAAAGATATTTATGTCGCGTATAAAAAGAGATGAGAAATTGAATTGCTTTTTAAACAGTTTAAAAATGTGCTTGAACAAAACGAAGCAAATGTTCAAGGAAACTATAGATTATTAGCAACTGAATTTATTAACTTTTTATCTTCAATTATGCTTTGCAGAATAAAAAACCACCTATTAAATAGTAGCGTTCTTGACAATAGAACAATTAGTGAAACTTTTAGATATTTATCAAAAATAATCAAGAAGAGAAAGTCTAGAAAAAGAGAAGAATGAGATGATGTTGAAACATTAAAATATATTAAAGAAATGAAGTCTATTTTAAAAATATAG
- a CDS encoding helix-rich protein, with product MKKLTSLLATISVLTASGIGYVSYKNVTNSNNIKKQNMLNKIKSIQKDLKNRELKLKSIEKTLIDKENKRNQLNDQIKNLESYINDLNSKEKISKDNIDKLNADLIKINKEINDDKKIISIKETEIKSAEQQAKENKKNIIKILNKLFKKEKELEVISHKDQEINKQKLELENNKNIYLDEISKIESIIKNISSKRFALELKLSNIQSYNQKNRLLNLQINNLIRTNTNLENNISFKKDRLVEVKTQINNVETQIKCY from the coding sequence ATGAAAAAACTTACAAGTTTATTAGCAACTATTAGTGTTCTTACAGCAAGTGGTATTGGGTATGTTAGTTATAAAAATGTAACAAATTCAAACAACATTAAAAAACAAAATATGTTAAATAAGATCAAATCTATTCAAAAAGATTTGAAAAATAGAGAATTAAAGTTAAAAAGTATAGAAAAAACTTTAATTGATAAAGAAAATAAAAGAAATCAATTAAATGATCAAATTAAAAATCTAGAATCTTATATTAATGATTTAAATAGTAAAGAAAAAATAAGCAAAGATAATATAGATAAATTAAATGCTGACTTAATAAAAATAAATAAAGAAATAAATGATGATAAAAAAATTATTTCAATAAAAGAAACTGAAATAAAAAGTGCAGAACAACAAGCAAAAGAAAATAAAAAAAATATTATAAAGATATTAAATAAACTATTTAAAAAAGAAAAAGAATTAGAAGTTATATCTCATAAAGACCAAGAAATTAATAAACAAAAACTAGAATTAGAAAATAATAAAAATATTTATCTTGATGAAATATCTAAGATTGAATCTATAATAAAAAACATTAGTTCAAAACGTTTTGCTTTGGAATTAAAATTGTCAAATATCCAAAGTTATAATCAAAAAAATAGATTATTAAATCTGCAAATCAATAATTTGATAAGAACTAATACAAATTTAGAAAATAATATAAGTTTTAAAAAAGATAGACTTGTTGAAGTAAAAACACAAATTAATAATGTTGAAACACAAATAAAATGTTATTAA
- a CDS encoding helix-rich protein gives MTILENQKQNKQKNIDDIKHQLWKKNYLLSVLQAKIQKHNELKIKVSDLEKQRSVLLKTLEQNQQEIEQETNVLKNTQKQLKQLSNSNIDALKRLEIKTLELEQAKRKNINLENELKEIKVKILTLKQEKEEQLRIFKKENDELLKQQRDLSEQIVLKNNEISNLTNEIAAKKIVIKDLERSTKYQEEKIRLLSEEYENNKKNLKSQEKDLKEKTEMLLMLNKQKTDLEQTLVMLTKEKDQLLVNEEKLKNEISEISKKISDKKDELIKDDTALKKIKTVINGIDQNLSELKSTNSKLKKSNDQKQELVNKKSKEIVTIIEEIETYGMKVWNVSQKLEETKKEYERLSLIKMNLNSSSKKIYGFLQFIKEEFNKIRVIWPETITKNKELKIIIDQFIEITQKWLDPSELSVHYKKYIDSMTEIKKRADDKYLEISDLYSRLDQCVKDLDNYTKNFNKAVDDALKINNPQPIE, from the coding sequence TTGACCATATTAGAAAATCAAAAACAAAATAAACAAAAAAATATAGATGATATAAAACATCAATTATGAAAAAAGAATTATTTACTTTCTGTTTTACAAGCTAAAATTCAAAAACATAACGAACTTAAGATTAAAGTATCAGATCTAGAAAAACAGAGATCTGTTTTGTTAAAAACTCTTGAACAAAACCAACAAGAAATTGAACAAGAAACAAATGTTTTAAAAAACACCCAGAAGCAACTAAAACAGTTGTCAAATTCAAATATTGATGCTTTAAAACGACTAGAAATTAAAACATTAGAATTAGAACAAGCAAAAAGAAAAAATATAAATTTAGAAAATGAACTAAAAGAAATTAAGGTTAAAATTTTAACTTTAAAACAAGAAAAAGAAGAACAACTAAGAATTTTTAAAAAAGAAAATGATGAGCTTTTAAAACAACAAAGAGATTTATCAGAACAAATAGTTTTGAAAAATAATGAAATTAGCAATTTAACTAACGAAATAGCAGCTAAAAAAATAGTGATAAAGGATCTAGAAAGATCTACAAAATATCAAGAAGAAAAAATAAGGCTGCTAAGTGAAGAATATGAAAACAACAAAAAGAATTTAAAAAGCCAAGAAAAAGACCTTAAAGAAAAAACAGAAATGTTATTAATGCTAAACAAACAAAAAACTGACCTAGAACAAACTTTAGTTATGTTAACTAAAGAAAAAGATCAGTTGTTAGTAAATGAAGAGAAATTAAAAAATGAAATTAGTGAAATAAGCAAAAAAATTTCAGATAAAAAAGATGAGCTTATAAAAGATGACACAGCGTTAAAAAAAATAAAAACTGTTATTAATGGTATTGATCAAAATTTATCAGAATTAAAGAGCACTAATAGTAAACTAAAAAAATCTAATGATCAAAAACAAGAACTTGTAAATAAGAAATCTAAAGAAATAGTAACTATAATCGAAGAAATAGAAACCTATGGAATGAAAGTTTGAAATGTTTCTCAAAAATTAGAAGAAACTAAAAAAGAATATGAAAGACTTTCACTAATAAAAATGAATTTAAATTCATCATCTAAGAAAATTTATGGATTTTTACAGTTTATAAAAGAAGAATTTAATAAAATTAGAGTTATTTGACCTGAAACTATTACAAAAAATAAAGAGTTAAAAATTATAATAGATCAATTTATAGAAATTACTCAAAAGTGATTAGATCCATCAGAATTAAGTGTGCATTATAAGAAATATATTGATTCAATGACTGAAATTAAAAAAAGAGCTGATGATAAATACTTAGAAATTTCAGATTTGTATTCAAGATTAGATCAATGTGTAAAAGACTTAGATAACTATACTAAAAATTTTAATAAAGCTGTAGATGACGCATTAAAAATCAATAATCCACAACCAATTGAATAG